One Mangifera indica cultivar Alphonso chromosome 4, CATAS_Mindica_2.1, whole genome shotgun sequence genomic region harbors:
- the LOC123214810 gene encoding protein WUSCHEL-like, with protein MGCARNANDLDHQLHLDVTENEDAFNATVMSNLNPNTSLHQSPSFISSSSSSSLTPTPFYSFIHSSTNLPALNHHLAVTSNEQSRTEFTEQPMGSSRWNPTAEQLLALEEMYRRGMRTPSAEQIQLIAAELRRFGKIEGKNVFYWFQNHKARERQKRRRELLETTTTHHHNPEEKLHRYHHYETTDLEKKDSGMRKGTMYDVELTKNWASSSPSNWSKQSEEFVSMHTSVVSSSMAAETGPHGWTQHFDEKDLQLERKINFSLNLPHLKIPFSSSSNLHQHHQHFPQSFNIVENNNQNDHEVEETTANATTTPTLELFPLHSDENETSKKDNNNIMKMKITATMNNDSSSFSPRQMQYIEFLPLKN; from the exons ATGGGCTGTGCTCGTAATGCAAATGATCTTGATCATCAACTTCACCTCGACGTTACTGAAAATGAAGATGCTTTTAATGCTACAGTGATGAGTAATCTTAACCCTAATACTTCTCTTCACCAGAGCCcttctttcatttcttcttcttcttcttcttctttgactCCTACACCTTTCTACAGCTTTATTCATTCTTCAACCAATCTCCCAGCTTTGAATCACCATCTGG CTGTTACTTCAAATGAGCAAAGTAGGACTGAATTTACGGAGCAGCCGATGGGTAGTTCACGGTGGAACCCGACGGCAGAGCAGCTTCTTGCGCTGGAAGAAATGTATCGACGTGGAATGCGAACGCCGAGCGCGGAACAAATCCAACTCATCGCCGCTGAGCTCCGGAGGTTCGGTAAGATAGAAGGGAAGAACGTTTTCTACTGGTTTCAAAACCACAAAGCAAGAGAACGCCAGAAACGCCGCCGTGAGTTGCTTGAAACAACCACAACTCATCATCATAATCCTGAAGAAAAACTCCACCGCTACCACCACTACGAAACTACTGATCTTGAGAAGAAAGATTCAG GGATGAGAAAAGGTACAATGTATGATGTTGAACTGACAAAGAATTGGgcatcttcttctccttcaaACTGGAGTAAACAATCAGAG GAATTTGTTTCTATGCATACATCAGTTGTATCATCATCAATGGCAGCTGAAACTGGACCACATGGGTGGACACAACATTTTGATGAAAAGGATTTACAGCTTGAGAGAAAAATCAATTTCAGTCTTAATCTTCCACACCTGAAGatcccattttcttcttcatctaatCTTCATCAGCATCATCAGCATTTCCCTCAAAGTTTCAACATTGTGGAGAATAACAATCAGAATGACCATGAAGTTGAAGAAACTACAGCAAACGCTACAACAACTCCAACTCTTGAGCTCTTTCCTCTCCACAGTGATGAAAATGAAACAAGCAAGAAAGACAACAACAACAtcatgaaaatgaagattacaGCAACAATGAATAATGATAGCAGCAGTTTCAGTCCAAGGCAAATGCAGTACATTGAGTTTCTGCCATTGAAGAACTGA
- the LOC123213743 gene encoding uncharacterized protein LOC123213743 — translation MSPQSASDNSKALKGLHGVHVVPHSPFPHHEITQSGEFDSCCEGSAFGESQLQLMQRVWQQRPACLRPVHCCIQGDQTLVERFANVLTSLPFIALGIQAPRKNLNTRLYANSLIGVGVTSSVYHCSKGRLRKYFRWADYTMIAAATVCLSRALRDESPKMLMAASALLLPIQPLMVSAVHTGMMEVAFAKRALKDPNLRMAHNVHTLSSLLGGVLFIADDVFPQTPFLHAAWHLAAAVGVGACNKLLE, via the exons ATGAGTCCCCAAAGTGCATCTGACAATAGTAAAGCCTTAAAGGGTCTGCATGGGGTGCATGTGGTACCTCATTCACCTTTTCCGCATCATGAGATCACTCAAAGTGGAGAATTCGACTCTTGTTGTGAAGGTTCTGCTTTTGGAGAGAGTCAACTTCAGTTGATGCA ACGAGTATGGCAGCAAAGACCAGCATGCTTGAGGCCTGTTCATTGTTGTATTCAGG GTGATCAGACTCTTGTAGAAAGATTCGCCAATGTGCTAACTTCACTTCCATTTATTGCTCTTGGAATTCAAGCCCCAAG GAAGAATTTGAATACTAGACTGTATGCTAATTCCTTAATTGGAGTTGGGGTTACGTCAAGTGTGTATCACTGTTCAAAGGGAAGACTGAGGAAGTATTTCAGATGGGCTGACTATACAATGATTGCCGCAGCAACAGTG TGTCTCTCAAGGGCCCTCAGGGATGAAAGTCCAAAGATGCTTATGGCAGCATCTGCATTGTTGCTGCCTATCCAACCTCTGATGGTTTCAGCTGTCCACACTGGAATGATGGAG GTAGCATTTGCAAAGAGAGCACTTAAAGATCCAAATCTCAGGATGGCACATAACGTGCATACGCTATCGTCGTTACTAGGAGGTGTTCTTTTCATTGCAGATGATGTCTTTCCCCAGACTCCTTTCCTTCACGCTGCTTGGCATCTTGCAGCAGCCGTTGGTGTGGGAGCTTGCAACAAGCTTCTGGAATGA